Below is a window of Banduia mediterranea DNA.
ACAACGCCAGCGCACTGACAAGCGTCACCAATCCGGACGCATGGAAGAACAAGTACATGGCCGCCCCCGGCAAGATGGACGAGTTCATCAAAGCCATCAATCAGTGCTGGGAGCTGGACTCCACACCGTCGGACGTCACCTGCCACGACGGCCGCTACGCACTGATCGGCTGCATCGACGTGTGGCCGCGCCGCATGAAGATTCTGGTGTCGCGCACCAGCACCGCCGAAGCCATCGGGCAGCTATTCCGCCGCTGTGTCCTGGATTGGGGCGTGCCGCAAGAGGTCCACACGGACGGCGGCAAAGACTACGTCTCCAACTATTTCCTACGCGTGCTCGCAGACCTGCAGATCGAGCATCGCGAGTGCACACCGTTCTCGCCCTGGGAGAAGCCCTTCATCGAGCGCGGCCTCGGCACATTCCTCCACAGCCCGATGATCGAATTGCACCCCGCATTCATCGGCCATGACGTGGCGGAGGCCCAGGAACTGCGTGCCCGTCAGACCTTCGCCGAACGGCTGTTCAAGAAGAACGCCACGGTCACGGTCGACCTCACCGGCGCCGAGCTGCAAAAGCTCTGCGACGAGTACTGCGCCTGGTACGAAAACCAACCGCACAGCAGCCTCGGCTGCACGCCGGCGGAAAAGGCGCGCAGCTGGCAAGGGACCGTGCGACGCATCGAGAACGAACGTGCCCTCGACCTGTTGCTGCGCCAGGCGCCCAGCAATGACGGCTGGCGCACCATCACCAAGTCCGGCATCAGCATCGACACCGACGACTACTGGGATGAAGCGATGCGGTACCGGGTGGGCGAGAAGGTCCACTGCCGCTTCGACGAGCAGGACATGGGAAACGTAGTCGTCTACCGCGCGAACCCGGAATCCGGCGCGCTGGAGTTTCTGTGCGTGGCCCGCAATCCGGGACTGGCTGGGATCACCTACGCCCAGTTTGCGGCAGAGCGCCGCCGCATGGTCGACAACGAACTCGCCACCAAGCGGGCCGAGCTGCAGGCCGCCGCTCGCAAGGTCAAGAAGGCCAACGTCATCGGCTCCATCCTGGAACAGGGCCGCGAGGCACGCCAGCACATCGTCGACTTCCCCCACCGCGGCGACGCCTACACCACGCCGGCCCTCGAAGCCGCCGCGCAGGCCGCCCGCGGGCCGCAGGCGCCCGAAGCCGTCATTGACGACCGCACGCGCGAAATCCTGCACCAGATGGAGCGCAAGCCGGCCGACGTGGTGCCGCTGCGCAAGCCCAAGGCCACCAACACCGAAGACGACGTGCAGGCGCGCTTTGCGCGGGCCGCAGAGCTGGAGCGGCGCATCGCCGCCGGCGAGACCGTGGACCCGGCCGCCGCCGGCTGGCTGGGCCGATACCAGACCACCGCTGAATACCGGGGGCACAAGCGTTTCGTGGAGAGCTTCGGCCTGCAGCTGTAGGCCGGGCAAAGAAAAGGCCGCAGAACGCGGCCCAAACCTAGCGAGGTGAAGCATGACTAAAAACGGGATCAACGTACAGGGAGACGCGGTCACAGCCGCCACGACGAACGTCGCGCTGGCCATGCGCGCGCTGGAGCGCGCCATGAACCGCGACCCACACCTGCCGGGGCTGGTGGGTTTCTATGGCCCGGCCGGCCTGGGCAAGAGCTTCGGCGCCGCCTACGCCGCTAACCAGCACCGGGCGTACTACATCGAGATCAAGTCCACCTGGACCAAAAAGAAGCTGCTCGAATCCATCCTGCAGGAAATGCAGATCAAACCGGCGCGGACCATCTACGAAATGGCCGACCAAGCCGCCGAACAGCTCGCCCTGTGTGAACGGCCGCTGATCATCGACCAGTTCGACATTCTCATCGACCGCAGCTCAGTGGAGATCATCCGAGACCTGCACGACGCTGCCGGCTCCGCGCCGATCCTCCTGATCGGCGAAGAAGAAATGGAGAAGAACCTGCGCCGTTGGGAGCGATTCCATTCGCGCATGCTCGAATGGATACCAGCCCAACCCGCCACGCTGGACGACGCCCGCAAGCTACGCGCGCTCTACTGCCCGCACGTCGACGTCGCGGACGACCTACTGCACCACATCCACCAGGTCAGCCGCGGCGGTACCCGCCGCATCTGCATCAACCTGTCGCGCGTGCAGGAATTCGGCATCGCTGCAGACCTCGCGCTGGTCAACCTGCAGGACTGGGGGAACCAGGAGCTGTACACCGGCGAAGCCATCCGCCGGAGGGCCGCCTGATGGCCCGGCAGCCCGTCCATCTGGTCGCCGATGCCAAGCGCCCCCAGGGCCGCGACGTGATCTGGGGCGCCATCCGCAAGCTGCGCCGCTGTACGGTGCAGGATCTGGAGCACGCCACGCGGATCGACGAACAGACCATCCGCAGCTACGTGCAGGGCCTCAAAGCTGCCGGCTACCTCACCGTGGCAGAGCCTGTGAAAAAGGATCACAGGCACGGCGTGCTCAACAGTAGCAGCGAAGTTCTCGCGCTGGTGCGAGACATCGGCGTAGAGGCCCCGCGCGTCACCCGCGCCGGCAAGCCCGTGACGCAAGGCGCCGGCACCGAATCCATGTGGCGTGCCATGCGCATGGTCCAATCCTTCAGCACCCGCGAGCTGGTCACCCTCGCCAGCAGCGGCGGGGCGTCTGTCACGCTCTACACCGCCAAGCGCTACGTCTCCCACCTACACAAGGCGCGCTACCTGCGCATGGTCGACCGCGGCGGCCCAGGCTGCGGCGCTCGCTACGCCCTGGTACCGGCCCGCAACACCGGCCCGCGGCCGCCGCAGGTTCAGCGCATCCACCACGTCTGGGACGCCAACGAGGGCCGCGTGGTCTGGCCGCTGGAGACCCACGCATGAGCACGCAATGGCTGGATACCGCGGTGGCCGCCTGGGGTGAAGGCATGCCGGACTGGGTGCGCGTGCTCGCCACACAGTGCGACGCCAGCTCCCAATCCACCGTCGCCAAGGCGCTGGGCTATTCCGGCGGCATTGTCGGCCCGGTGCTGCGCCGCACCTACACCGCCGGTTACGACGCCGTTGAAGCCCGCGTGCGCGGCGCCTTTCTCGCCGCCACCGTCAGCTGCCCGGTGCTCGGCGAGATGGCCCTGCACGTCTGCCTGCAGCATCAACGCAGCCAGTTTGCCGCCACCAACCCCACCCGCGTGCGGCTCTATCGAGCCTGCCGTGGTGGTTGTCCGCACTCGCGCCTGGGGCGCGACAGGAGCGAGCCATGACCCCCGCCGAGAAGCTGCACGCCCTGCGCGATCAACTGGGCGTGGAATCCCTGAGCCCCCACCTGCATGCGCATCGGCTGGGCCTGCCCAGCTACGAAGTCCGCGCCGTCGACAAACACCAGTGGGGGCAGCGATTCCGGTGGTTCGAAATCGTGGAAACGCGCCCCCGCTTGGCCGACAAGGTGCTGGCCCATACGGACGCCATCATCGGCAGCGGACCAGAACAAGACGCAGAAGCTCTACGCCAACAGCGCAACGCGGATCGCATGGTGGATGGGCTGAGGGCGCGGCGATGAAATCGGCGTTCTTCCTCTACTTGCGCAGTGAATACCGCCAGGGCGAACTGCATCGTGGTGTGCGGCTCATCGAAGCCGGTGCGCGCGGGCAGCCGCGGCGCGTCATCGCCAACCTGCCCGAGATTACGGGCAATGACGCCATCGCTGACCAACGCTTCGCACAAGCGCTGGACGAAGGCCACCGCATGTTGGTTGGGCTGCGGGGGGGGGCGGCATGAGCATTCAAAGAATCCACACATCGCCGCTGGTCAACGAGCTGATCCGGCGCGGATGGCTCGACGAAGCCGATCTCGACAAGGCGGCGCACCCGTTGCTGTCGGTGGACCACCAGACTGGCACGGTAACGGTGGTGGAGGAACGTGACGACGGCAACGGCGTGGCGATCGCCTTGCTGATGATGGGAAGCGCCCTGGTGGGTTTGGTGGCCGGGCTGGTGATCGCCTGGGCGGTGATGTCATGACGTACCTCATCACCGTGACTGCCCATTGCGACGCCGTCCGCAACACGGCGGGGGACGATGTGATCACGATCACCCGCAAGATCGAGATGCCGTTCGTGCCACGAGTCGGCGACAGGCTCGGCTTCGGCGCGGGTGGAGACCCGATGCGCGTCAATGAGGTGTTCTGGCATCCCGAGCACGGCTTCGACATCTGGTTCGACGACGTGACACACCCGAACGAAACGAAGTTGATGCTCGTATCCGGGTGGTGGGAACGATGAACGACAGCACACACACCGCCCGCAATGCACCGCCCGACGTGTGCGAGTTCAACCGCCGCGCCGCCAAGGCCCTGCGCAGCGTGGAATTCCGCGCCGCGCCCGATGGAGGCCAGTCCTTCGACGAACGCTTCGGCGCCGACATCGTCAAGTGGATCGATAACAACGTGTCGCTGACGGACAAGCAGCAGCTCAGCCTGTTCCGCTTGGTGGATCGCTACCACCGCCAGATCTGGGACAAGACTGCGGTCGCGTTTGCTCAGCGAGCGCTGGACGGACGGCGGAGGGCCGAGACATGAACGGGCCGGCCTACGAGATCGGCAAGTACTATCGAGTGCCCACGGTGTACGGCAAGTACTGCGGCATCCTGGCGCACTGGCCCGTGCTCGGACCGCTGCATCGCGACGAGGGCGTGGTCAATTTCCCGTACCTGCATATCCACGTCGACTACCGGTTCGTGCCGCAAGCAGTGCTGAATCGACGGCGCTGCGAATGGCGAAATGGCGACGGCATCATCATGCGCAACGCCCCGCTGATAGTCGATCTGCATGGCAAGCGCTGGGAAGAGTCTGGTGCCATTCAGCCGCAGATCAAGCCACGCCGAATGAAGTGCAAGCGCCAGTGGCCAACGCTGAACTACAGCTTCGCGCGGTGGACGCGGGCGCTCGAAGACGAGCAGCAGTCCAAGCGCATGAAGGCAGGAATCTGCCCGCATCGCGGCGCGGACCTTTCCAATCTGCCGATCGACGCGGACGGCTGCGTTCAGTGCCCGCTGCATGGGCTGCGCTGGCATGTGGAGTCCGGGCGGCTGGTGCGGTGGACGGAGCCCGCCGCATGACCACCTGCATCTGCCCCACCTGCGGCACCTACGGACCCTTGCCGGTGTTCAGCGCCGATCCGGTTGCCCGCCAGTACCAGGCCCAGCTGGCGAAGGTGCCGGCCGGCCTGGGCCCGCTGGTGATGGAATACATGGGGCTGTTCATGCCGCGCAAGCGAGCGCTCACTTGGCCGCGTGCGCTGCGCCTGCTGCAGGAGTTGAGCGCAGCGATCCACGCGCAGTCGATCGAGTACCGCGGCCATACCTACCCGGCGCCGCC
It encodes the following:
- a CDS encoding Rieske 2Fe-2S domain-containing protein encodes the protein MNGPAYEIGKYYRVPTVYGKYCGILAHWPVLGPLHRDEGVVNFPYLHIHVDYRFVPQAVLNRRRCEWRNGDGIIMRNAPLIVDLHGKRWEESGAIQPQIKPRRMKCKRQWPTLNYSFARWTRALEDEQQSKRMKAGICPHRGADLSNLPIDADGCVQCPLHGLRWHVESGRLVRWTEPAA
- a CDS encoding DDE-type integrase/transposase/recombinase, whose product is MKAWFTAAELAGLPAMPATKSGTIRFLERAGLSWRKRAGRGGGREYSLDALPAETRKALASREMQRNRSTQRAASAGAEAGIALRQAHTTNRDRSGSLQAQIGFTGWKAQRFEPRAELYVAIDVYRRAAACNWRDAIAAYNAGQIPVSEAVKRQFESMPYKTFEKWIARVREHGLAGLAPKYGNRRGTGAIDSQPELQEFLIGLLAEYGANGITHAPKAARAHFRARPDIVIPSVTRIREWAKAYSRNNASALTSVTNPDAWKNKYMAAPGKMDEFIKAINQCWELDSTPSDVTCHDGRYALIGCIDVWPRRMKILVSRTSTAEAIGQLFRRCVLDWGVPQEVHTDGGKDYVSNYFLRVLADLQIEHRECTPFSPWEKPFIERGLGTFLHSPMIELHPAFIGHDVAEAQELRARQTFAERLFKKNATVTVDLTGAELQKLCDEYCAWYENQPHSSLGCTPAEKARSWQGTVRRIENERALDLLLRQAPSNDGWRTITKSGISIDTDDYWDEAMRYRVGEKVHCRFDEQDMGNVVVYRANPESGALEFLCVARNPGLAGITYAQFAAERRRMVDNELATKRAELQAAARKVKKANVIGSILEQGREARQHIVDFPHRGDAYTTPALEAAAQAARGPQAPEAVIDDRTREILHQMERKPADVVPLRKPKATNTEDDVQARFARAAELERRIAAGETVDPAAAGWLGRYQTTAEYRGHKRFVESFGLQL
- a CDS encoding AAA family ATPase, which produces MTKNGINVQGDAVTAATTNVALAMRALERAMNRDPHLPGLVGFYGPAGLGKSFGAAYAANQHRAYYIEIKSTWTKKKLLESILQEMQIKPARTIYEMADQAAEQLALCERPLIIDQFDILIDRSSVEIIRDLHDAAGSAPILLIGEEEMEKNLRRWERFHSRMLEWIPAQPATLDDARKLRALYCPHVDVADDLLHHIHQVSRGGTRRICINLSRVQEFGIAADLALVNLQDWGNQELYTGEAIRRRAA